TGCCGCAACCAGTGGGTTGTCAAACAGCTGTTGTGCGCGCCCTTCTGACTTACCGATCGCTTTTTCGCGGTCAAGTACGTAAAGCACTTCAGGTTTTGCGTCAGCAATATATTCAAACGAGATTAGATTACCGTGATTCCCTTTAATCGGAGCTACTGTCGCACTCTTTGACTCCACAAAGCCAAAGTCGTCAAAGATGATTGAGAAGCGACTGCCCTTATTGAACATCGCAATGTTGTTGCCGTTGTTCATTAGCATCATTGCTGACGTTTCGTCAGACGCGACTTTGTCGTTAACCGCCGTGATAGAAGCTTGAGTCTCTTTAATGAGCGCTTCTACTTTAGCTTGCTTACCAAAGAGCTTACCTAGCGCGCGCCAGTTTTGCTGAGCATCAGCCCAGTATTTGTCACCTTCAATAGAGAACATGATGGTCGGAGCTATTTTTGCTAGTTGATCGTAAACCTTAAGCATACGGTTTTCGGCAATGATGATGTCAGGCTTCAGCATGTAGATAGCTTCAAAATCAGGTTCACTCAATGAGCCCGTATTTGCCGTCGTATCTTTGTACGAAGCTAGATAGTCAGGCATTAGGCTGTGAGGCGCGCCAACTGGCTGTATACCAATCTGATCAAGCACATCCAAGCTACCAAAGCCAAGTACTACAACGCGCTGTGGTACTTCGGTAAACTGCACCGTGCCCTTTACGTGTTCAATAGTGATTGTTTCCGCTTGAGCGGTCATTATCAATGATGATGCAAGAGCGATAGCAAGCCCACCCAATAACTGACGAACTGAATTGATTGTTTTCTTCATGTGTCTTCCTTTGCCATGGATACAAACCACCACTCATGACAATAAAAGTCACATTACTCATAGATGAGCATGGGGCGTACACAACGGCTAAATAACGATAATTTAAAGTCTGTCATTGCTTTGACAACAAACTTGTAACGCAAGTGAGAACTATTATCAATTATATTTGCGTTAAATTAGCGACACAACAACTTTATTATTCAGAAATGTAAAAGTGAGTATTCATGTTTTGCGTAGTCGGAGAGATATTAGGAATCAAAAATAGCAAAAAGCGCGAAGAGGAAAATGATCATCAATCTGAAGAAAAAACTGATGGGGAAAAGTGCCCGAAAGCCCTGTAATTACAACGCTAAACCTCCTAATTACAACGCTAAACCTCAGAGTTACGGATTGTAATTTACAATGTAAAGACCAAGAATAACAGAGACTTAACTACCACCAAGTTAATAAATCAATTAAAACCACCAATGACAAAGAATACGAAGCGGTGCAAAGCCGAGCCTCAGTCAGATACCATGGTCAATCCCCTGTCCTTCGTTCATTTAACTATCAACAAGCAACGGCAAATCATTCAAAAATATTTTTAAATTTAATTAGAAATAGGGTTGTAATTTAAAAAACTAGGCGTATAGTCCGTCACCTGGCTCTAATCTATAGAGCTGTTAATGCTAAAGTAAGTCCAAGTTCCACAAAGACAGTTCTCGATTCCCTCGTTACACCATCTCTGCGTCAGCTTTCACCTAGATAGTCATTCAATAGCTTTTAAATTAGATCCCACTACCGTTCTATTCGTCATTTGCTTTCTTTTTAGCGAATTCAAAATAGATCGACTTATTAAATATAAATGTAATAAACACAAGGCACAGTTATGTCACGCAGAACAACAAGACAAACCCATTGGTACCAACTATCACGCGAAAAAACAGTCAATAAACTAAAAGGTAATAAATGCTCAAGATTAAAATAGACTTACACAAAGAAGAGATTTCATGGGTCACCGAGATTCGACAGCTCAATAGCGATATACTCCACCGCCACATATTGCCCAAGCTACAACATCATAGTTATCTCATCGACTTTGAATTTAATGAACGAGAAAGCATCGGAACTATCGTTTCAGGCAACGGAAACACCCTAGGACATTTCACACTCCTATAGCATTTCCCATCGGCTACAAAAAGAAACACCATTTAGTTCGACAGATATAAAAAAAGTCAAAGATGTCACCCTCAATTCGCTCTAGCAGAACAAAATAGAGTAGAAGTAAAACAGATCAGAAACCTAGCCCTTTTTGCATTTCACACGCGGCTAACGCTAGCTAGGTTATCGTGCTTCTATTGAAACCAACTTATATCAAACTCTGAATCACCAATGAGTCATTATCATTGCATTCATGGACTAATAAGTTAACGGCATCGACCTTAACTTTTGATCAAGAGTATATAAGTGTTCTGCAGCTTGCATGTGTTGAGGGTAATCGCTGAATTTCTCACGATTCTCCTCATTCATCTTACATGTCTCATCCACCAGCATTAACTTCCAATACAGCTTTGTTGTATGCAGCATCGCCAGTAAAGGTTTGAACACCTCTTTCTCATAAGCTTGAATCAACTCTTCAATCAACTCATCACGTTCGTCTTCACTTGCGATTGAACCTTCGGTTGCCGACAACACTTTTTGATACTTCAGGTTTTGTTGCAGCTTATCCATCACCGTTTGGTTTTCTTCCGCTAACTCAACAAGCTTCGACTTAATGATATTTACCCAATTCTCTTGGCTCAGAACTGTGTCATCAACACTGTTAAAGTCTTCTCGTATCTGTCGTTCAACATCTTTTTGAGCTTTCTTTAAAACCGCACGCACCTTTTGGAAAGGCAGCTGATATTCCTTACTTAGCTCGATAATCAGTTTATGAAAACCACCATTTGGAAGGTGTAAGTTTTCCTTAAACGTCGCCATTGCAGCTTCTTGCTGCTCTGTAAGGTGAGTCATTCTGTTTCCTATTCTTTATCACTTATGGTGCTGAGCCCGCGATCATACCACTATATAACCTCGTTTTTTCGGTAACTTGATAGGTTATATCTAGGTGCGTACTTAAATTCTCTCAATACGTTATCTTTTGGCTACTTATTAATCCATATGGCGTTAAATGGTAAAACTGGTCATCGATTAAAATCCATACTGCACCTGTTCCAACAAAACAGACTTCTAACTTATACAGGTACTTAAATGAAAAAGATTGCACTTAAAATTGTAGGACTAACGGTTTTGGCTTCTGCGCTAACTGGTTGTATCGGCAGTAACGCCGTAACAGGGAAAGTGATGAAATTTAACGTCGAAGTTGTCGACAACCGTTATGCTCGTGCTGGTGTGAACTTCTTATTAGCGCCTGTATACGGTATTACTACCGCGGCCGATTATGTGGTATTCAACTCATTGGAGTTCTGGACGGGTAAAAACCCTGTCAGTGGTTCGCCACACATCTTTGATACCAAAACAGATACCCACTTCAAAGTGAATGATGAGCTTGATCCAAGCCTCAAAGAAGCGCCTATAGGGCCGATTTCAAACAATCGTGCCATTGAGACTGGTGAAATGATGAAAATCGACGAAAACACCATTCAAATGGACATTGTCTACACAAGCGGCGAAACCGCGACACTGACTGGAATTAAAGATGGTCAGAACGTGAGCTATTACATGGATGGTCAGCTTGTGTCGCAAACAACTATCGCTGAATTACAGAAGATTCAAGGCACTGAAGCTTAATATTTGCAGCTCGCACTAACACTTAAGATTCGTAGCTCATAGGGAGTTCAACCTAAAAGCTACGTTTGACTTTGAAGAACGTAAAACAAAAAAGAAGCCCGGCTACTGCTGGGCTTCTTTGTATGTGTTCTATTATTTGTAAATGATCTATTGAGATTGAGACTGTGCAAGTCGGATACTCACCAAGCTCGCCACCATGATGGCTAAATAAAAACTGCCAATAATGGATTCCATAAACACAAAGAACTGTGCGACGGGCAAAGCGGGTGAAATGTCACCATAGCCCACCGTAGTCAAAGTAATGAAGCTGAAATACATCGCATTGAACAGATTAGTTAGCCAAACTTGCTCTTCTAACCCGTTAAATGCATTAGGGAAGATTTCTAAAATCAACAAGTAGATAGTCGACCAAGCGAACCCTAACAACAAGTAAATACAGATAGAGCCGATAATGTGATTGGGCGTCACCGTCTTTGCTTTCATTACCTGTTTGAGAGCGGAATAAATATGTGAGAACAGAAACACCGCCAATGCCGTTAACGTCACTATCGAAAGGTTATAGTCCTCCAAAAACGAGAATACCCCCGACACCGTAGCGGTTATCAATAACAGACCATACCAAGAGCGATACAAGGCTCGCTCTTTATGTATGCCCACTATCGAAACAGCCAAAGTAATAATGATCAAAAACAGAATGGTCTTTTGACCTTGCGGATAAAACTGCTGCATCACCGCGCATCCAAAAAACAACACCAACAGTGCATAGAATAAGAAGTAGAAGTTGTCGTCTTTAGAGACTGGCTTCATCTATTTTCCCTCTGCCTCTGCCTCTGCTGGTTTTTTCTCAGTTTCTTCTTGGTTTTTATCTTCAAGTCCAAGCCATGCCATCATCAGCTCATAGCTTAAACTCAGTATCACAGCACCAACAAATAGACCAACGATTCCTGACATCGCCATTCCGCCCAACGCACCCAGTAGAATAACCAACATTGGGATATGAGAGCCGCGGCTCAATAGCATCGGTTTCAAAATAGCGTCACTGCCACTGACCAAAATACACCACACTAAGAACAAGCTCGCCGCTAGCGTCGATTCAACACTGAACATGTAAATAATTGCAGGCAATAAAGCAAGAATCGGCGGAAGTTGGATGATTGCAATGAGCAGAACAGCTAATGCCCAAAACGCAGCCGCAGGAACGCCTGCAATCACTAAACCAATTGCTGACATAATGGATTGAATCACAGCAACACCTATCACACCCTGCACGACACTACGTACCGTTGATTTAGATAACTGTACCAACTCTTCACCTTTTCCATCGGTTAGGCGAGCCACCAAGTGAGTGACCCCTGTTTGGCACTTATCGGCGTTACTCATAAATGCGCCAGCAATGATGGTAGAAATAATAAACTGAATAAACCCTCCACCTAACGAACCAAGAACAGAAGCAGCTTTCGTCGCAAACTGTTTCAGTTCGTCAGCATACTTTATGAACGTGCCTTCAATATTATTGGAGGCAGCTACCAAGGTTGAATATACCTTCTCCCCAATGAACGGAATATCTTGTAAAGACTCTTTCGGCTTAGGCAATGACAATGTGCCATCTTGAAGCCCTGTCATCAGATCAGAAGCGCTGGTGTAAATACCGGAAGAGAGCGCAACTAAAGGAATGAGCAGTAACAGTACTCCGATAAAGCTCAGTAATGCGCTGGCTTTTCCTTTCGACATTCCCGTCTTATTTGAAATCGCGACAGCAACTGGATAGAGCGCAGTCGCAATGATCGCCCCCCAAATAACCAATAGAATGAATGGGCGTAAAATCGCAAAACACCAGTAGACGAGCATAGCAATCGCTGCAATTTTGATGGCAGCGTCTATCGCCTGTTTTGAAAAATCGTCGGTTAACTTCATGAGACGTCCTTGTTAGACAAAATTAATGCTGATTTTGTAGAAACTTCCAATTCCGAGTTTCTAGGAATAAAGAGGCCAAAATCATATATATGCCAATTAGCAATAATTGGAATATGCGAATAAAAGTGTTGCTATCGATGTCGCCTGAGCTCATCAAAGTGCTACCGACAAGTACTAACAACGTACTAAATGCAGTGGCGAAAATCGGCGCTTTTTCGGGAACCGTGTAGATCTTCTTAGCAATCACAATAGCGACCAAGCCTATGAATAAAGAGTAGAAGATAATATTAGGAACAATCGAAAGGATTGAAAAAGCCGCTATCGCAAGTAAGCCACCAATGCCATTGCTGATCACCAGAAATGCACTTAATTTGACTGATTTTTCTGAAGTGATCATTAACGATAACAACGCAATAAACATCATAGTTAACAATGCTTCAGATATCTGAAAAATAAAGAAAAAGCACACAACGGGATAAGAGATAATCATCGCACGGAAAGCCGCATACCAGCGCTCTGTCTTATTGAAAGGTACCGACGCAAAGCCAGAGAACTCCGACTTAGGTTCAGGGAAAAAGACATGAACAAGCGCAAAAATAGTCACCGACACTACACCAGAAGTCGCTAAACCTGATGCCAGCATTACTGAAACGCCAGGGTTATCAATCGCCATGAATGGCAACATCAAGACAGCAATCAACAGTATGGTAGCGAATAGATTCCATTTAGGGTCTACAAACAAGTAGTAACCCCAAAGCATCATTAGCCCCACTAAAATCAGCAATGGGATTGGGTAATGGGTAATTCCTCGCGACAGCAATAAACCTAACCCCATGGTGACAACAACAGCCAATAACAATTCGTAGACCGTTTCCTTATGGAGGTTTGGTTTATCAATTAAGAACTTAGCAGTGAACACTGGCGCCACAAACGCAAGTGGCCAGTTTATCCATGCCGCCAAGAAAACAGCCAACGTGACCCCTACGGTAAACCGCAGGATCCGTTGCTGTGTTTGTTGGTCAGGAATCGGCTTATCGGACATAAGACAATACGCTAATCAGACGAATCCATACTTTGCCTATCGCGTTGAACACAAAGTTGTCGCCGCTATAAACAATCACATCAGCTTGGCCGCCCACTCGAAGCATGCCTTGCATCTCATCTCGTTCAAATTCGATAGTGATAGGAAGCATCTGTGTTTGACGCAACCAACCCGTTTGTTGGCTAGCTTGAGCAAGCTTACCTGCTTGATCATTTTGCCCCCAATCAACTCCCCAATCGATACTGCTTACTCGCCCTTTTACCACTTTGCCCGGTGCGAAATCCAACGCCACTTCAACTTCATCACCGACGGTGACATTACCTAGGCTATTTTCACGATAATAAGCTTCAATCCAGATATCTTCGGTTGAAACGAAGGTCATGATCGGTTGCCCTGCTGATGCATAAAAACCTTCAGACAAGCTAAAGTTAGAAACCCCACCTTGTGTCGGTGCGGTAATCACGGTGCGTTCTAGGTTCAACTGAGCTTGTTCAAGAGCCAACAACGCGGCTTTCACTTGGCTATTTTCTTGGCCTTCTTTACCCATTTGCTTCTTAGCTCGGTCAAGATCAGCTTCTGCATTGACAACCGCAGCTCGAGACGTTGCTAATGCTGCTCGTGCTTTATCTGCATCTGATTTAGAAACCACACCTTTATCGGCCATCTCTAAAACACGCTTGGCTTGTAGTTTAGTATTTTGTCTTTCAACAATCGCAGAAGTGAGTTTCGCTTGAGCTGAAGCAATGCTCGCGGTTTGAGCACCGACATTTTGCCCAGCGATCTCTAAGTTTTGCTCAGCTTGTTGTACGGCGATGAGGTAATCAGACTCGTCGAGAATCGCAAGCTTATCGCCTTGACTAACCAGTTGGTTAGGTTGAACAAGAATATCGAGCACTTTACCCGACACCTCTGGCTTGATTGGAACGATATAACCTTTTACACGAGCATTATCAGTAATAGGGATGATTCGGTCTGAAATGACACTGAAGATCAACATGAATGCAACAAACAACAATAGGTAGTTTGTGACCTTTCTTACTTTGTCTTTTCCGTTTTCTTGCTGGCCAACCTCTTCATTGGCTTCTTGCTTATTCCCTTTGGCTTCTGACATGGAGCTCCCTTCTAGATAACTAACATCAACAAAATTAATACTTTAAAAATAAACCCAGCAATGGAAAACTCAAGTAAATAGGGTTAGATTTAGTAAACAAAACGTTGCAAATGATATGCACGTCTAATAATGCAACAATATATACAGGATTGTATTCTCATGACCTCTAGTCACTACCAAGTCCCAGTAATTCAGACGAACTACGCTAAAATTCTGGTTCAGGTTTTTTCTGACTATGGTCTTGATTTACATATGTTGCTTAAAGATTCCGGTTTACCACCTGACCTTATCGAATCAGAAAGCGATTTTGTGCCATCGGAATCCATTAAGCGTTTGATTTATCTCACATCGGCGCAACTTGGCGTATCTCGGTTCACCGATATTCTAGGACTCGCATTTCGACGTCGAATCATCCCAAATGTCTTGCATCAATTTACCGAATTTAAAACCATTGGTGATTCGCTGAAACACCTAAATTCAATCTTTGCCTACGACTCCCCAGGCAGCAAAGTCGAGCTTATTCAAGAACACGGTCAAAGTTGGTTTTGCCGAACTGCACCTGAAGAAAATTCCCCTACGTTTCAATGGGGAGAAGCTTTTGCAATTACATATATCATTGAGTTAATAACCATTTTATCCCAATCCCCATGGTTGCCTAGTAAGGTGCGTCTGCAAGGACATGACATCGATGTCGTAAAAACACTGGTGCCAAGTAGCTGCCAATTGTTTGTTGAACAACCGTCGACGGCTGTGCTGATTCCTGAAGAAATCTTACAACTCCCAATTCGCCTAACCTCTAAAGAACTCAGTGCTAAACCGACGCTTATTGAGTGGCACACCAGCTTTACCGATAGCGTTTATGAGCTACTCAAGCCCTACATGAAAGAACAAGATCTCTCACTTGAAGAAGCGGCTAAACTGCTCAATTTTTCTGTACGAACTTTTCAACGCAAACTCAAAAATGAAAATACGACCTATCGAAAGATCAAAGAAAACCTAATGTTTTCTGTGACTTGCGAGCTGATGGAAGAAGGTCATACGCTGACCTACATCTCTAGCCAACTCGGCTACACCAACATCTCTCACTTTTCTCGGGCGTTTAAGCGTGTGTCTGGTCTTACGCCGAAGATTTACCAACGTTCAATTTTGGACTAAGTGTAGTTTTGGACTGAGTACAATTTTGGACTAAGTACAATCTGGCCTCCCTCTCAGTTCCATTTGTAAGAGTGTCGCTAGATCTATCGCGCCCCAAAGCTCCTCTACGTCTTGTACCCTAAAATAAATAATCATACGTACTCCTCTTTAAGTCGAAGTACCATCTTGGATCAATCTCGACAGAGATACTTACCATAATGCGCCACACCCACTTTAAGAGCTGTTTCGCATATAAAATAATAAGCGTTTGAAAGTTATAAGTTTATCTCCTAAGTTTTTTATAACCCTTTATTCAGGAAGATGTAGATGAGCAATATAGAAAAAGTATATGGATTTAATACGCCCCAACGACTCTTTGTCGGTTACACGCTCGCCGTACTCGTTGATTTAACCGTTCTTAATTTTTTTGATGAATACTGGGACTTCGTCAATATCGAGTCTTTCACCATCTCATTTGCAGCTGCGATTCTGCTACAACTCCTGCTCAAACTGTCTATTGGCTTAGAACATAGGCTCGCAGATTACTTCAAGTCTAAACCCGGCACTGCGCCTAAGATTTATCGTGGTTTATCCAGTTACGTCATCTTAGTAGGTTCTAAGTTTGTAATGTTGGAAGCCATCAATATCTTATTTGGTGACAAGGTAGATTTCACAGGCCCTTGGAATGGTGTGGTGGCGTTCTTCGCTGTGGTATTCACGATTTTGGTCGCAGAGATTATTGTTTCAAAGATCTACTTCGCACTCGATGACACGCCCAAAACAGAAAAAGCATAGCCGCTTTTCATACACACCTAAGACTACAGACCTAAAACAAAAAAGTGAGCCTATCAAGGCTCACTTTTTACATCTATTCTTTACGTTTCAGCGATTAACAAGCAAAGAAGTTAGATAAAGACTCTCGCTCTAATACCAAACACCCAAGCGCTGCTTTCATTGGAGAATGCAGGATCCTTTATGTACTGGATGTCAGGCGTTACTTGGAAATGGTCGTCAAACTGCATGTTGTAGTAGATCTCCGCAGTCCATTGCTCTGTGCTACCGCTTATTGCTTTCGCATCAGCTGCAAAAGAATCACCATTCACTTCCGCCCAGTTTAGCGCTACACCAAGGTTGTTGGTCGGTTTTCCTAATCCAAAGTACCCCATACCAACAGAAATAGACTTATCGTAAAGGGCAACGTCCCCTTCAGAAAAACCACCACGAACAAACGGCATCACTTGATCAGTCATGAACTGACTCCATGAGAAGTTAACGCCCGAGCCACCTTCCGCAGCAAGGCTATTACTGTGGCGCGTATCATCACCAAAATCCCAGAAAGTCACATGGAAGTTATCGGTGTAGATCTGCTCTTGCGAAGCCGTCCAACCTAATTCCAGTGTCGTAAAGTAAGACGCATCGCTGCCAAAAGCGGTATCAAAGCCATCAAGAATATCATCTGATTGACCATTTGCATCCGCGATACCACCGACGACATAAAAATTCTCGCCCAGCATATGACCAGCAGATAGAGCAAGCACACCATCATCAGGTAAACCCATTGCACCTGAGCCTGTCGAGAATGCTAAATTCGTAAAACCAGACCAAGGACTGGCTAGAGCGTAAACATCGGCGTAGTTCGTCACATCCTGCCAACCGACAACGATAGTGCCTTTACCGTCATTGATTTTTTGCTTCCAATTTAAGTCCGTAACTCGAAAACCTTGGTCACTGAAAGCTGGTGCTATCAAGCCTACATACCCAATTTGGTCTGAACCT
The nucleotide sequence above comes from Vibrio atlanticus. Encoded proteins:
- a CDS encoding siderophore ABC transporter substrate-binding protein; translation: MKKTINSVRQLLGGLAIALASSLIMTAQAETITIEHVKGTVQFTEVPQRVVVLGFGSLDVLDQIGIQPVGAPHSLMPDYLASYKDTTANTGSLSEPDFEAIYMLKPDIIIAENRMLKVYDQLAKIAPTIMFSIEGDKYWADAQQNWRALGKLFGKQAKVEALIKETQASITAVNDKVASDETSAMMLMNNGNNIAMFNKGSRFSIIFDDFGFVESKSATVAPIKGNHGNLISFEYIADAKPEVLYVLDREKAIGKSEGRAQQLFDNPLVAATPAAQQGNIVYLDSSAWYLVGGGVTAIHRMLGDIERTIQ
- a CDS encoding DUF3332 family protein; its protein translation is MKKIALKIVGLTVLASALTGCIGSNAVTGKVMKFNVEVVDNRYARAGVNFLLAPVYGITTAADYVVFNSLEFWTGKNPVSGSPHIFDTKTDTHFKVNDELDPSLKEAPIGPISNNRAIETGEMMKIDENTIQMDIVYTSGETATLTGIKDGQNVSYYMDGQLVSQTTIAELQKIQGTEA
- a CDS encoding potassium channel family protein, with protein sequence MKPVSKDDNFYFLFYALLVLFFGCAVMQQFYPQGQKTILFLIIITLAVSIVGIHKERALYRSWYGLLLITATVSGVFSFLEDYNLSIVTLTALAVFLFSHIYSALKQVMKAKTVTPNHIIGSICIYLLLGFAWSTIYLLILEIFPNAFNGLEEQVWLTNLFNAMYFSFITLTTVGYGDISPALPVAQFFVFMESIIGSFYLAIMVASLVSIRLAQSQSQ
- a CDS encoding AI-2E family transporter; its protein translation is MKLTDDFSKQAIDAAIKIAAIAMLVYWCFAILRPFILLVIWGAIIATALYPVAVAISNKTGMSKGKASALLSFIGVLLLLIPLVALSSGIYTSASDLMTGLQDGTLSLPKPKESLQDIPFIGEKVYSTLVAASNNIEGTFIKYADELKQFATKAASVLGSLGGGFIQFIISTIIAGAFMSNADKCQTGVTHLVARLTDGKGEELVQLSKSTVRSVVQGVIGVAVIQSIMSAIGLVIAGVPAAAFWALAVLLIAIIQLPPILALLPAIIYMFSVESTLAASLFLVWCILVSGSDAILKPMLLSRGSHIPMLVILLGALGGMAMSGIVGLFVGAVILSLSYELMMAWLGLEDKNQEETEKKPAEAEAEGK
- a CDS encoding DUF2955 domain-containing protein; its protein translation is MSDKPIPDQQTQQRILRFTVGVTLAVFLAAWINWPLAFVAPVFTAKFLIDKPNLHKETVYELLLAVVVTMGLGLLLSRGITHYPIPLLILVGLMMLWGYYLFVDPKWNLFATILLIAVLMLPFMAIDNPGVSVMLASGLATSGVVSVTIFALVHVFFPEPKSEFSGFASVPFNKTERWYAAFRAMIISYPVVCFFFIFQISEALLTMMFIALLSLMITSEKSVKLSAFLVISNGIGGLLAIAAFSILSIVPNIIFYSLFIGLVAIVIAKKIYTVPEKAPIFATAFSTLLVLVGSTLMSSGDIDSNTFIRIFQLLLIGIYMILASLFLETRNWKFLQNQH
- a CDS encoding HlyD family secretion protein → MSEAKGNKQEANEEVGQQENGKDKVRKVTNYLLLFVAFMLIFSVISDRIIPITDNARVKGYIVPIKPEVSGKVLDILVQPNQLVSQGDKLAILDESDYLIAVQQAEQNLEIAGQNVGAQTASIASAQAKLTSAIVERQNTKLQAKRVLEMADKGVVSKSDADKARAALATSRAAVVNAEADLDRAKKQMGKEGQENSQVKAALLALEQAQLNLERTVITAPTQGGVSNFSLSEGFYASAGQPIMTFVSTEDIWIEAYYRENSLGNVTVGDEVEVALDFAPGKVVKGRVSSIDWGVDWGQNDQAGKLAQASQQTGWLRQTQMLPITIEFERDEMQGMLRVGGQADVIVYSGDNFVFNAIGKVWIRLISVLSYVR
- a CDS encoding helix-turn-helix domain-containing protein, with the protein product MTSSHYQVPVIQTNYAKILVQVFSDYGLDLHMLLKDSGLPPDLIESESDFVPSESIKRLIYLTSAQLGVSRFTDILGLAFRRRIIPNVLHQFTEFKTIGDSLKHLNSIFAYDSPGSKVELIQEHGQSWFCRTAPEENSPTFQWGEAFAITYIIELITILSQSPWLPSKVRLQGHDIDVVKTLVPSSCQLFVEQPSTAVLIPEEILQLPIRLTSKELSAKPTLIEWHTSFTDSVYELLKPYMKEQDLSLEEAAKLLNFSVRTFQRKLKNENTTYRKIKENLMFSVTCELMEEGHTLTYISSQLGYTNISHFSRAFKRVSGLTPKIYQRSILD
- a CDS encoding carbohydrate porin, translated to MNSRLSKVSMAVMVLATSMSPVVYSANFEGPDSVENTISKQKDQQLDWREKLAADGFTFGADYFALGLTSGDGVGGDSVNASSGVARLYGSWHLLGNGTENSGSLVWKVEHRHAYGNTSPKEFGFIGSDQIGYVGLIAPAFSDQGFRVTDLNWKQKINDGKGTIVVGWQDVTNYADVYALASPWSGFTNLAFSTGSGAMGLPDDGVLALSAGHMLGENFYVVGGIADANGQSDDILDGFDTAFGSDASYFTTLELGWTASQEQIYTDNFHVTFWDFGDDTRHSNSLAAEGGSGVNFSWSQFMTDQVMPFVRGGFSEGDVALYDKSISVGMGYFGLGKPTNNLGVALNWAEVNGDSFAADAKAISGSTEQWTAEIYYNMQFDDHFQVTPDIQYIKDPAFSNESSAWVFGIRARVFI